A single Marinitoga aeolica DNA region contains:
- a CDS encoding Fe(3+) ABC transporter substrate-binding protein has product MKKFAIITVLVVSLNLFAGMFGYGQGGEVNVYTSRHYDTDQKLYDEFTKLTGIKVNVIKAGEDELIERMKNEGKDTNADLFITADVGRLHRAKTLGLLQSVTTNILANNIPENLRDRENYWYALTVRARILAYAPDRVDISKIKTYGDLINPEWKGKIVVRSSSNIYNQSLVASFIAIYGEDWAFNWAKGIVNNMARKPQGNDRAQVIAVAAGEGDIAIVNTYYIGKMLNSSDPQQIEAAKKVKIFFPEKTHINVSGAGIAKYAKNKENAIKLLEFLTSKDAQGEFAEANYEYPANPKVEPSELLRSWGDFTPQGIDLTLLGEYNSKAVELMDKAGWK; this is encoded by the coding sequence ATGAAAAAGTTCGCCATTATTACAGTATTAGTAGTATCATTAAATCTTTTTGCAGGTATGTTTGGTTATGGTCAAGGTGGAGAAGTTAATGTTTATACAAGTAGACATTATGATACTGATCAAAAATTATATGATGAGTTTACAAAGCTAACTGGCATTAAGGTAAATGTCATTAAAGCTGGTGAAGATGAATTAATCGAAAGGATGAAAAATGAAGGAAAAGATACAAATGCTGACTTATTTATAACAGCTGATGTTGGAAGATTACACAGGGCAAAAACACTGGGATTATTACAATCTGTAACCACCAATATTTTAGCAAATAACATTCCTGAGAATTTAAGGGATAGAGAAAATTACTGGTATGCTTTAACAGTAAGAGCAAGGATTTTAGCTTATGCTCCTGATAGAGTTGATATATCAAAAATCAAAACATACGGAGACTTAATAAATCCAGAATGGAAAGGAAAAATAGTTGTTAGATCTTCTTCAAATATTTATAATCAATCACTAGTGGCTTCTTTTATAGCAATATATGGTGAAGATTGGGCATTCAATTGGGCAAAAGGTATCGTAAATAATATGGCAAGAAAACCTCAAGGAAATGATAGAGCTCAAGTAATCGCTGTAGCTGCTGGTGAAGGAGATATTGCTATAGTAAATACATATTATATTGGAAAAATGTTAAATTCTTCTGATCCACAACAAATAGAAGCTGCAAAAAAAGTTAAAATCTTTTTCCCTGAAAAAACCCATATTAATGTAAGTGGAGCTGGTATTGCTAAATATGCTAAAAATAAGGAAAATGCCATTAAATTATTGGAATTTTTAACCAGTAAAGATGCTCAAGGTGAATTTGCAGAAGCCAATTATGAATATCCTGCAAATCCCAAAGTAGAACCTTCTGAATTGTTAAGATCATGGGGTGATTTTACTCCTCAGGGTATAGATTTAACATTATTAGGCGAATATAATTCAAAAGCTGTTGAATTAATGGATAAGGCTGGTTGGAAATAA
- a CDS encoding M3 family oligoendopeptidase, with amino-acid sequence MKWDLTFFYDSPESEQIKKDFESAVSNAKTLKEKYYSKLSSEDLTAEDIRNFFKDLEQVIEKPYYAIQYAHLLYAENTQNKQAQKLVAMGQDYLTKGEIELSFWKPLLLNHPIEKLEEWKNSEDLKEYKHVMEKLIKEKPHVLSEDAEMVLSALQPAGREAFDLLYEKLTSSYNFEIEIDGEVKKMTGPQIRALRQSPNKKLRRKAMKMFFERYSEDKIILESTFNSVAKYYDTEAKLRNYPKPISMRNMANEVSDDIVDMVIEVTTKQTPMVHKYYKWKEKYLGHELTLADIYAPLDPVKKEVPFEKAKEIVLDSYYEFDEEIGDIVKSFFDENRIHSEIVPGKRGGAFCSYNIPNYKPFVLLNYTGNMRDVMTLAHELGHGVHGTLSSKQNLLNYHTPLTMAEVASVFGEMLVMDKLLKELDEEEKKIFIASKIEDMFATMFRQNMFARFEIQSHQMIDENGMATWEELSELYEKELKIMFGDSVKITEEYKYEWSSIPHMIGVPFYVYAYNFANLLVIALYEKYLEEGKSFVPKYKELLLSGGNDAPEVLLSKLGIDITKREFWEKGFKYIERELISKL; translated from the coding sequence ATGAAGTGGGATTTAACATTTTTTTATGACTCTCCAGAAAGTGAACAAATAAAAAAAGATTTTGAAAGCGCAGTTTCTAATGCGAAAACTTTAAAAGAAAAATATTATAGTAAACTTTCATCGGAGGATTTAACAGCAGAAGATATAAGGAATTTCTTTAAAGATTTAGAGCAAGTTATTGAAAAACCTTATTATGCTATACAATATGCGCATTTGTTATATGCAGAAAATACTCAAAACAAACAAGCTCAAAAACTTGTAGCTATGGGACAAGATTATTTAACTAAAGGGGAAATAGAACTATCTTTCTGGAAACCTTTATTATTAAACCATCCTATAGAAAAATTAGAAGAATGGAAAAATTCTGAAGATTTAAAAGAATACAAACATGTCATGGAAAAACTAATTAAAGAAAAACCCCATGTTTTAAGTGAAGATGCTGAAATGGTATTATCTGCATTACAACCAGCTGGAAGAGAAGCATTTGATTTATTATATGAAAAATTGACTTCTTCATATAATTTTGAAATAGAAATTGATGGTGAAGTTAAAAAAATGACAGGACCTCAAATTAGAGCTTTAAGACAAAGTCCAAATAAGAAATTAAGAAGAAAAGCTATGAAAATGTTCTTTGAAAGATATAGTGAGGATAAAATTATTTTAGAAAGCACCTTTAATTCAGTAGCTAAGTATTATGATACTGAAGCAAAATTAAGAAATTACCCAAAACCCATTTCAATGAGAAATATGGCAAACGAAGTTAGTGATGATATTGTAGATATGGTTATAGAGGTGACAACTAAACAAACACCTATGGTTCATAAATATTATAAATGGAAAGAAAAATATTTAGGACATGAATTAACTTTAGCTGATATTTATGCACCATTAGATCCTGTAAAAAAAGAAGTCCCTTTTGAAAAAGCTAAAGAAATTGTTTTAGACTCATATTATGAATTTGACGAAGAAATCGGAGATATTGTAAAATCATTCTTTGATGAAAATAGAATACATTCAGAAATTGTTCCTGGGAAAAGAGGAGGAGCTTTTTGTTCATATAATATTCCAAATTATAAACCTTTTGTTTTATTGAATTATACTGGAAACATGAGGGATGTAATGACTTTAGCTCATGAGTTGGGACATGGCGTTCATGGAACATTATCTTCAAAACAAAATTTATTGAACTACCATACCCCTTTAACAATGGCAGAAGTTGCTTCTGTTTTTGGTGAAATGTTAGTAATGGATAAATTATTAAAAGAATTAGATGAGGAAGAGAAAAAGATTTTTATAGCTTCAAAAATAGAAGATATGTTTGCAACTATGTTTAGACAAAATATGTTTGCAAGATTTGAAATACAATCTCATCAAATGATTGATGAAAATGGTATGGCTACATGGGAGGAATTATCAGAATTATATGAAAAAGAATTAAAGATCATGTTTGGAGATTCTGTGAAAATCACTGAAGAATATAAATATGAATGGAGTTCTATTCCTCATATGATAGGTGTTCCTTTCTATGTATATGCATATAATTTCGCTAATTTGTTAGTAATTGCATTATATGAAAAGTATTTAGAAGAGGGAAAATCTTTTGTACCAAAATATAAAGAATTATTATTAAGTGGAGGTAATGATGCTCCAGAAGTATTATTGTCTAAATTAGGTATTGATATAACAAAAAGAGAATTCTGGGAAAAAGGTTTTAAATATATAGAAAGAGAATTAATTAGCAAATTATAA
- a CDS encoding metallophosphoesterase family protein, which produces MIEIVAVSDEERNYLPKKIKKCDILLGCGDLSPGYLDYLLNTLSPKIGYMIYGNHDKKYFKNLFEVELSGYSNIYKGMIILHEEIENLKKRLNIKSNVYIGGFSGAFSYGKKPFHFSEKDVKPFKRKLQRNRNFKFIKNIDILITHSPPGLENMFEKEVSSYHKGSKLMELIYKKFFPKIWFYGHIHPRYTDQLLNFIVHYKGKKSYLLNVVPYKYVKYDEIKKEIVEIRGEEGVIRFKDIFL; this is translated from the coding sequence ATGATTGAAATAGTTGCTGTTTCTGATGAAGAGAGGAATTATTTACCGAAAAAAATAAAAAAATGTGATATTTTATTGGGGTGTGGAGATTTATCTCCAGGATATCTTGATTATTTGTTGAATACATTAAGCCCAAAAATAGGTTATATGATTTACGGTAATCATGATAAAAAATATTTTAAAAACCTTTTTGAAGTGGAGTTATCTGGATATTCTAACATATATAAAGGAATGATTATACTTCATGAGGAAATAGAAAATTTGAAAAAAAGACTTAATATTAAATCTAATGTTTATATTGGAGGTTTTTCTGGGGCTTTTTCATATGGTAAGAAGCCATTTCATTTTTCAGAGAAAGATGTAAAACCTTTTAAAAGAAAGCTTCAACGAAATAGAAATTTTAAATTCATAAAAAATATAGATATATTAATTACACATTCTCCACCCGGCTTGGAGAATATGTTTGAAAAGGAAGTGAGTTCATACCATAAGGGTTCAAAACTAATGGAATTAATTTATAAAAAATTTTTTCCTAAAATATGGTTTTATGGCCATATTCATCCAAGATATACGGACCAATTATTGAATTTTATTGTTCATTATAAAGGTAAAAAGTCTTATTTGCTTAATGTGGTTCCATATAAATATGTAAAATATGATGAAATCAAAAAAGAAATAGTGGAAATTAGAGGTGAGGAAGGAGTTATTCGATTTAAAGATATTTTTCTTTAA
- a CDS encoding BMP family ABC transporter substrate-binding protein, with the protein MNNIRYDSSKEYRTAKKMGERELIYWESRGKDGHLPSLENLLKDKNIINEVTLGTIEVPIKKVKGTFYDSRRSAFAKNFMPLLEEDTEFAIKWMNLFEAQQEEGIRDAVIAYEYLNKFYIVEGNKRTSVLKYLDSPSIMANVKRLIPKYDEMDLNIRIYYEFLEFYEKTKINMIWFKREGGFKELENILFNYIEKNNEERDEFIRFFEKSIYWEFRKIYHELNGEKLPITTGEAFLYYLKKYGIEKNTLEKELRLRLKTVIKELEEIYFEEKRNLIQEVFSPFIKSTVEKKLNIAFLYRNYIEESTWVQAHESGRKYLEEVFEDKITTFYVENVKKDKSYDVIKELINQNYNLIITTSYDFMDSTYKAAIEFPNIKFLNCAGYKSYRNLSVYFGRIYQPRFLTGIIAGTMTRKNKIGYIAPYPLPLFVRGLNAFALGVKTVNPYAKVLVKWTNKWIDHDIENEKTLELIKEGIDILATNMDSIIPQIIADKYKVYTIGYNVINKEITPDTYIASAYWKWGRFYKKIVSRLLNNEWIITTSKHLEDLRKYWYGMDKKIVKLYKNKDIIPGQTEKLVGVMKSLIKNNEFDIFSGPIYDNNKNLIVDRDESLIDEELLKMDWYLDNIEGDLQKVIFNTDK; encoded by the coding sequence ATGAATAATATCAGATATGATAGTTCTAAAGAATATAGAACAGCTAAAAAGATGGGAGAAAGAGAATTAATATATTGGGAAAGCAGAGGGAAAGATGGGCATTTGCCATCACTTGAAAATTTGTTAAAAGATAAAAATATTATTAATGAGGTTACTTTAGGAACTATTGAAGTACCAATTAAAAAAGTGAAGGGAACGTTTTATGATTCAAGGAGAAGTGCTTTTGCTAAAAACTTTATGCCTCTTTTAGAGGAAGATACGGAATTTGCTATAAAATGGATGAATCTTTTTGAAGCTCAACAAGAAGAAGGCATTAGGGATGCTGTAATAGCTTATGAATATTTAAATAAATTTTACATAGTAGAAGGGAATAAAAGAACAAGTGTATTGAAATATCTTGATTCTCCGTCTATAATGGCTAATGTTAAAAGGCTTATACCAAAATATGATGAGATGGATTTGAATATACGAATATATTATGAATTTTTGGAATTTTATGAAAAAACAAAGATAAATATGATATGGTTTAAAAGAGAAGGTGGTTTTAAAGAGCTAGAAAATATATTATTTAATTATATAGAAAAAAATAATGAGGAACGAGATGAATTTATTAGATTTTTTGAAAAATCAATATATTGGGAGTTTAGAAAGATTTATCATGAATTGAATGGTGAAAAATTACCGATTACGACAGGAGAAGCGTTTTTGTATTATTTGAAAAAATATGGAATAGAAAAAAATACTTTAGAAAAAGAATTAAGATTAAGGTTAAAAACAGTTATTAAAGAATTAGAAGAAATATATTTTGAAGAGAAAAGAAACTTGATTCAAGAAGTTTTTTCACCATTTATAAAATCAACAGTTGAAAAAAAGTTAAATATAGCATTCTTATATAGAAATTATATTGAAGAAAGCACATGGGTTCAGGCTCATGAATCAGGAAGAAAATATTTAGAAGAGGTATTTGAAGATAAAATAACAACATTTTATGTTGAAAATGTGAAAAAAGATAAATCTTATGATGTAATAAAAGAATTAATTAATCAAAATTATAATTTAATAATAACAACCAGTTATGATTTTATGGATTCTACTTATAAAGCGGCAATAGAATTTCCAAATATAAAATTTTTAAATTGCGCAGGGTATAAGAGTTATAGAAATTTATCTGTGTACTTTGGAAGAATTTATCAACCAAGATTTCTAACAGGAATAATAGCTGGGACCATGACACGAAAAAATAAAATAGGTTATATTGCCCCATATCCACTACCTTTATTTGTAAGAGGACTGAATGCTTTTGCATTAGGAGTTAAGACAGTAAACCCATATGCAAAAGTATTGGTGAAGTGGACAAATAAATGGATAGATCATGATATAGAAAACGAAAAAACGCTGGAGCTAATAAAAGAAGGAATTGATATTCTCGCAACAAATATGGATTCTATTATTCCACAAATTATTGCTGATAAATACAAAGTTTATACAATTGGTTATAATGTAATAAACAAAGAGATTACACCAGATACATACATAGCTTCTGCATATTGGAAATGGGGTAGATTTTATAAAAAGATTGTTAGTAGGTTATTGAATAATGAATGGATTATAACAACGTCTAAACATCTTGAGGATTTAAGAAAATATTGGTATGGAATGGACAAAAAAATAGTCAAATTGTATAAAAATAAAGACATAATTCCAGGTCAAACAGAAAAATTAGTAGGTGTTATGAAATCATTAATAAAAAATAATGAATTTGATATTTTTAGTGGGCCAATTTATGATAATAATAAAAATTTAATAGTTGATAGAGATGAAAGTTTGATTGATGAAGAACTCTTAAAGATGGATTGGTATCTTGATAATATAGAAGGTGATTTACAAAAGGTTATTTTTAATACCGATAAATAG